The genomic stretch TTCCAATAAAAAAGCCGCTCCTAGGAGCGGCTTTTTTATTTTGAATCGGTTCATTTACCCTAGTCGGCCAAAACAATCACTTTGTTGTCTTTCATTTCGACCGTGCCACTTGAGATGGCCAAGATAGTTTCTCCATTGCTTCCTTTGGAAAATTTGTTGGCAAAGGCTTCATCAATGGTGATATTGCCCTTTACTTTTACTTTCCCTGCTTGCAAAAGAGACACGATAGGTGCGTGGTTCTCCAACATCTGAAATTCTCCATTTACTCCCGGTACGGTAACGGAGGATACCTCGCCTGAGAATAAAGTAGCTTCGGGTGATACTATTTCTAAATACATGTTATCTAGTTATGAGTTTTTAGTTATGAGTTATGAGTTACTCTGAACTCCACACTCTTAACTCTTAACTGGTTTACGCTTCCGCCAACATTTTCTCTCCAGCCTCGATAGCCTCTTCGATAGTTCCTTTAAGATTGAACGCAGATTCTGGCAGGTGATCCAATTCACCGTTCATGATCATGTTAAATCCTTTGATGGTCTCTTTAATATCGACCAATACCCCTGGAATACCAGTAAACTGCTCAGCTACGTGGAAGGGTTGGGACAAGAAACGCTGTACCCGTCTTGCTCGACCTACCGCCAATTTATCTTCTTCGGAAAGTTCTTCCATACCCAAGATGGCGATAATATCCTGAAGCTCTTTGTAACGTTGCAACAACTCTTTTACACGTTGCGCACAGTCGTAGTGCTCCTTACCCAAAATCTCAGGAGTCAAAATCCTAGAAGTTGAATCCAAAGGATCCACAGCAGGATAGATACCCAACTCGGCAATTTTACGGGAAAGTACGGTAGTCGCATCCAAGTGAGCAAATGTTGTCGCCGGTGCAGGATCCGTTAAGTCATCCGCAGGAACGTAGACCGCCTGTACCGATGTAATGGAACCTCTTTTTGTTGATGTAATCCTTTCCTGCATGGCACCCATTTCTGTTGCCAATGTAGGTTGGTAACCCACGGCAGATGGCATACGACCCAAAAGTGCGGATACCTCGGAACCTGCTTGGGTGAAACGGAAAATGTTATCTACGAAGAAAAGTACGTCCTTTCCTTGGCCTTCTCCAGAACCATCACGGAAGTACTCAGCAATGGTCAAACCGGACAATGCCACACGGGCACGTGCTCCCGGTGGTTCGTTCATCTGTCCGAACACGAAGGTAGCTTTGGACTCCTTCATCGCTTTTTTATCTACTTTGGACAAATCCCATCCTCCTTGTTCCATGGAGTGCAAGAAATCGTCGCCATATTTTATAATACCGGACTCCAACATCTCACGAAGCAAATCGTTTCCTTCACGGGTACGCTCTCCAACACCTGCGAACACGGACAAACCACCGTGGCCTTTTGCAATGTTGTTGATCAACTCCTGAATCAATACGGTCTTACCTACCCCGGCACCACCGAACAATCCAATCTTACCACCCTTTGCGTAAGGCTCGATAAGGTCGATTACCTTGATACCTGTAAAAAGTACTTCAGTGGAAGTGGAAAGGTCTTCGAATTTTGGTGCTTCACGGTGAATTGGAAGTCCATTGTCTCCAGTTTTAGGCAGTTCCTCCAAACCATCGATGGCATCACCGATCACATTGAAAAGACGTCCGTAAACATCCTCCCCGATCGGCATTTGAATCGGGTTACCGGTAGCTACTACCTCAACTCCCCTACTCAATCCATCGGTAGAGTCCATAGAAATGGTTCTTACGGTATTTTCACCAATATGTGATTGTACTTCCAAAACCAATCTTGAGCCATCAGCTTTAGCGATTTCAAGAGAGTCATAAATTCTTGGGATCTCTACCCCTGATTCAAACTCAACATCAATGACCGGGCCTATAATTTGGGCAACCTTACCTGTTACTTTAGACATTAGTATGTTTATTTATAATTGAATACGCGGAAATTGACCGCTGTTTTTTCGGCTGCAAAGATATGCTTTTACATTTTTATTCAGAAACCGATTTCAGCTTTTTTTTAAAGAAAAAAGGCGCTGGAAATTCCAACGCCTTCAGTTTTGCTTTTTTACTGTCAATTAAGGATTTATGGTCCAGGACAAATAGTAAATGGAACCTATGAATC from Flagellimonas oceani encodes the following:
- a CDS encoding F0F1 ATP synthase subunit epsilon, which produces MYLEIVSPEATLFSGEVSSVTVPGVNGEFQMLENHAPIVSLLQAGKVKVKGNITIDEAFANKFSKGSNGETILAISSGTVEMKDNKVIVLAD
- the atpD gene encoding F0F1 ATP synthase subunit beta translates to MSKVTGKVAQIIGPVIDVEFESGVEIPRIYDSLEIAKADGSRLVLEVQSHIGENTVRTISMDSTDGLSRGVEVVATGNPIQMPIGEDVYGRLFNVIGDAIDGLEELPKTGDNGLPIHREAPKFEDLSTSTEVLFTGIKVIDLIEPYAKGGKIGLFGGAGVGKTVLIQELINNIAKGHGGLSVFAGVGERTREGNDLLREMLESGIIKYGDDFLHSMEQGGWDLSKVDKKAMKESKATFVFGQMNEPPGARARVALSGLTIAEYFRDGSGEGQGKDVLFFVDNIFRFTQAGSEVSALLGRMPSAVGYQPTLATEMGAMQERITSTKRGSITSVQAVYVPADDLTDPAPATTFAHLDATTVLSRKIAELGIYPAVDPLDSTSRILTPEILGKEHYDCAQRVKELLQRYKELQDIIAILGMEELSEEDKLAVGRARRVQRFLSQPFHVAEQFTGIPGVLVDIKETIKGFNMIMNGELDHLPESAFNLKGTIEEAIEAGEKMLAEA